The following are from one region of the Halosolutus amylolyticus genome:
- a CDS encoding DUF5794 domain-containing protein yields the protein MSTSQHPVALRLERIVGGNARLLALVMMLPLIDGVFPALILAGAVDDPLGAIQVGLLIFGGSATVAVILAEMTGTPREQAAVVLLVGIPLILLAAVQAALAPAIESVLDIVIFERFAALVIAAIAAKTASATIGEYLPNPGVIIALGLVASLDPNGAQVVVMDDPALVANATLAAVVGVIFALTIALAGPYLREYMDIDRFRFGSAVALGLLPLSLLGMAFGQAPLAALLVAAVFAIDIQLDRSGEDDTGAASIVADGSSTADATGMPIQTMGTAPAVGTGPLPDGGSGGTDRDADERSGDDSAAADADDADDSTYPGDDSTDTEGRAPWL from the coding sequence ATGAGTACGTCTCAACACCCGGTCGCACTCCGTCTCGAGCGGATAGTCGGTGGAAACGCCAGACTGCTGGCGCTGGTGATGATGCTGCCGCTGATCGACGGCGTCTTCCCGGCGCTGATCCTCGCCGGTGCCGTCGACGACCCCCTGGGCGCGATCCAGGTCGGGCTGTTGATATTCGGCGGGAGCGCCACCGTCGCCGTCATCCTCGCCGAGATGACCGGAACGCCCCGCGAGCAGGCGGCGGTCGTCCTGCTCGTCGGCATCCCGCTGATACTGCTCGCGGCCGTCCAGGCCGCCCTCGCACCGGCGATCGAGAGCGTCCTCGACATCGTCATCTTCGAGCGGTTCGCCGCGCTCGTGATCGCCGCGATCGCGGCCAAGACCGCCAGCGCCACGATCGGCGAGTACCTCCCGAACCCCGGCGTGATCATCGCACTGGGGCTGGTCGCCAGTCTCGATCCGAACGGTGCGCAGGTCGTCGTCATGGACGACCCGGCCCTCGTCGCCAACGCGACGCTCGCCGCGGTCGTCGGCGTCATCTTCGCGCTGACGATCGCACTGGCCGGCCCGTACCTGCGGGAGTACATGGACATCGATCGGTTCCGCTTCGGGAGCGCGGTGGCGCTGGGCCTGCTCCCGCTGTCACTGCTCGGCATGGCCTTCGGACAGGCCCCGCTTGCCGCCCTGCTCGTCGCGGCCGTCTTCGCGATCGACATCCAGCTCGATCGGAGTGGCGAGGACGACACGGGCGCGGCCAGCATCGTCGCCGATGGCTCCTCGACGGCCGACGCCACCGGGATGCCGATCCAGACGATGGGGACCGCACCCGCGGTCGGGACCGGCCCACTGCCGGATGGCGGCTCGGGGGGCACCGATCGGGACGCGGACGAGCGATCGGGCGACGACAGTGCGGCCGCGGACGCCGACGACGCGGACGACAGCACGTACCCCGGCGACGACTCGACCGACACCGAGGGTCGGGCCCCGTGGCTGTAA
- a CDS encoding DUF7563 family protein, whose protein sequence is MVGVTIAPWPPADPSTCLHCGAHVTDRFRRVFGDDRDRAHRCGECDTYARLSRGSAAGVDVAVPDPETSPGRHGGEADA, encoded by the coding sequence GTGGTCGGCGTGACGATCGCGCCGTGGCCCCCGGCCGATCCGTCGACGTGCCTCCACTGCGGAGCCCACGTTACCGATCGGTTCCGGCGCGTCTTCGGTGACGATCGCGATCGTGCTCACCGCTGTGGCGAGTGTGATACCTACGCGCGACTGAGCCGCGGCTCCGCCGCTGGCGTCGACGTCGCGGTCCCGGACCCGGAGACGAGTCCCGGTCGTCACGGAGGTGAGGCCGATGCGTGA
- a CDS encoding DNA-binding protein translates to MVQVETTPHEIEGRWKWPDWDRGPYDALSSVMLGPPFEGHLELSTEVDGEPWWIEVRYSKSGFAPRLSDGINAERLYEWDIVGRGRNEKKASFNISPRFPNMRHWETGDRLQLPWENQVGETEGVDVEYHTSNIEADRGLELLPEFFAAIFEEAEERVHPEYFRTDPHPSSTMWAYERYVRIRREWARKLSSAGVLQKVALYLSDLEGVKAELHIDNTEVMNHQNRLFLEPSSVTELLPGHTYGRKFEIYQLKDPDAVSKDHPSYHPKVEVLVNKKMNGGQAWAWADRHEVTEEIDETLLNALHWEDIPLAPDGNGVYVADDHFDAVAREEPVELYDDPTPRLEAKTDHLLMTTLRDMGETARDVTETIATDGGATVDDLADQLGKHPATIYRAINNLGEILELEQGNVSFRARKYREELRALVESAEYAIESFADRIQHVMGLADHVAELSPFQEWLAENGAEIEFDQNGDPERVRVDTILSELKASSFENVATIAAEALEKWSKSGNDPAVLRSAQLSWKTPGGGTEVGFVGAIADR, encoded by the coding sequence GTGGTCCAAGTCGAGACGACACCGCACGAGATCGAGGGCCGCTGGAAGTGGCCCGATTGGGACCGCGGCCCGTACGATGCACTCTCGTCGGTGATGCTGGGGCCGCCGTTCGAGGGACATCTCGAACTGAGTACCGAAGTCGACGGCGAGCCGTGGTGGATCGAAGTGAGATACAGCAAGTCCGGTTTCGCGCCGCGACTGTCCGACGGGATCAACGCCGAACGGCTGTACGAGTGGGACATCGTGGGCCGTGGGCGGAACGAAAAGAAGGCCTCGTTCAATATCTCCCCGCGGTTTCCGAACATGCGCCACTGGGAAACTGGCGATCGGCTTCAGCTCCCGTGGGAGAATCAGGTCGGCGAAACGGAAGGCGTCGACGTCGAGTACCACACGAGCAACATCGAAGCCGATCGCGGCCTCGAGTTGCTGCCGGAGTTCTTCGCCGCAATCTTCGAGGAGGCGGAGGAACGCGTTCACCCGGAGTACTTTCGGACCGACCCGCACCCGTCCAGTACGATGTGGGCGTACGAGCGGTACGTCCGTATCCGGCGTGAATGGGCTCGAAAGCTCTCGTCGGCGGGAGTTCTCCAGAAAGTGGCGCTGTATCTGTCCGACCTGGAGGGAGTCAAGGCCGAGTTGCACATCGACAACACGGAGGTGATGAACCACCAGAACCGGCTCTTCCTCGAGCCGTCGTCGGTGACCGAACTGCTGCCGGGCCACACCTACGGGCGGAAGTTCGAGATCTACCAGCTGAAGGATCCCGACGCGGTCTCGAAGGACCACCCGTCGTACCATCCGAAGGTGGAGGTGCTGGTCAACAAGAAGATGAACGGCGGTCAGGCGTGGGCGTGGGCCGATCGGCACGAGGTGACCGAGGAGATCGACGAGACGCTGCTGAACGCGCTGCACTGGGAAGACATTCCGCTGGCCCCGGATGGGAACGGTGTGTACGTCGCGGACGATCACTTCGATGCGGTGGCCCGAGAGGAGCCGGTCGAACTGTACGACGATCCGACGCCGCGCCTCGAGGCGAAGACGGACCACCTGTTGATGACGACGTTGCGGGACATGGGTGAGACCGCTCGCGACGTCACCGAGACGATCGCGACCGACGGCGGTGCGACCGTCGACGACCTCGCCGACCAGCTGGGGAAACATCCCGCGACGATCTACCGGGCGATCAACAACCTGGGCGAGATCCTCGAACTCGAACAAGGGAACGTCTCGTTTCGGGCCCGGAAGTATCGCGAAGAGCTGCGAGCGCTCGTCGAGAGCGCCGAGTACGCGATCGAGAGCTTCGCCGATCGCATTCAGCACGTGATGGGCCTGGCCGATCACGTTGCCGAACTGTCTCCCTTCCAGGAGTGGCTCGCCGAGAACGGCGCCGAGATCGAGTTCGACCAGAACGGTGACCCGGAACGCGTGCGGGTCGACACGATCCTTTCCGAACTGAAAGCGAGCAGTTTCGAGAACGTCGCGACGATCGCAGCTGAAGCCCTCGAGAAGTGGTCGAAGTCAGGTAACGATCCGGCAGTACTCCGGAGCGCGCAGTTGTCCTGGAAGACTCCGGGTGGCGGCACCGAGGTCGGATTCGTCGGCGCGATCGCCGATCGCTGA
- a CDS encoding restriction endonuclease: MDKHETIREDLFEIDTDEFDKFVTDLWEYRGYDIEDPDARRATFKATKGGGFLRSGTTELVQPLYREGYKVDKSDVNRVLDLRFGDDIDELVVVTTTEFTEGARKQGKRPDVRVISGEELADLIIEENAEKVLDRYLPKGSVLKGLFWLFVILPLKIMWALIVFPLKLLFGSNSEKQSES, from the coding sequence ATGGATAAACACGAGACGATTCGAGAAGACCTATTTGAAATTGATACCGACGAATTCGACAAATTTGTCACAGACTTGTGGGAATACCGGGGATACGATATTGAAGATCCCGATGCCCGCCGAGCGACATTTAAGGCTACGAAAGGAGGTGGCTTCCTTAGGTCTGGAACGACAGAGCTTGTGCAGCCGCTTTATCGAGAAGGATACAAAGTTGATAAGTCAGATGTAAATCGCGTTCTCGATCTTCGTTTTGGAGACGATATTGATGAACTCGTTGTGGTAACGACGACGGAGTTTACGGAAGGAGCGCGAAAGCAAGGAAAACGGCCAGATGTGCGAGTCATCAGTGGTGAAGAACTCGCTGACCTAATCATTGAGGAGAATGCAGAGAAAGTTCTTGATCGATATCTGCCGAAGGGGTCGGTCCTTAAAGGATTGTTCTGGCTATTTGTGATCCTTCCCTTGAAGATAATGTGGGCTTTGATCGTATTTCCGCTTAAGCTGCTCTTTGGATCGAATAGTGAGAAACAGTCCGAATCATAA
- a CDS encoding DUF7692 domain-containing protein codes for MSHNETPGSVRIRTDDGNEWRFDAIQKAAKFYDCNRSNAIAFACNDVDELVAAARRVLERDDLTIKQRREIADTLSTRAVSFDVKTEIAVETKGEM; via the coding sequence ATGTCTCATAATGAGACGCCGGGATCGGTTCGAATCCGGACCGACGACGGGAACGAATGGCGGTTCGACGCTATCCAAAAGGCCGCGAAGTTCTACGACTGTAACCGATCGAACGCGATCGCCTTCGCGTGCAACGACGTCGACGAACTCGTGGCCGCGGCTCGACGCGTCCTGGAGCGCGACGATTTGACAATCAAACAGCGCCGAGAGATTGCAGACACACTGAGCACGCGAGCGGTCTCCTTCGACGTCAAGACTGAAATTGCGGTCGAAACGAAAGGCGAGATGTAA
- a CDS encoding type IV pilin, which translates to MSSITNKLVGNEEERAVSPVIGVILMVAITVILAAVIAAFVLDLGGSVSQEAQAGVTIEYDNASDEIQVEVTSLGNSDYVVLGSDAEDLNSSVYDTSANEYGEKLTAGDTVTIGTGNNSDWDTANAEDEGTITAIAVIESDGTQTSVASEDWP; encoded by the coding sequence ATGAGTAGTATAACAAACAAATTAGTCGGAAATGAAGAAGAGCGTGCAGTGAGTCCGGTCATCGGAGTAATTCTGATGGTCGCCATCACAGTCATTCTCGCGGCCGTGATCGCGGCGTTCGTGCTGGATCTTGGTGGTAGCGTGAGTCAGGAGGCTCAAGCTGGTGTGACGATTGAGTATGACAATGCATCCGATGAGATTCAAGTTGAAGTGACATCACTTGGTAACTCAGATTACGTCGTTCTCGGGTCAGACGCTGAGGATCTCAACAGTTCCGTTTACGACACCAGTGCTAACGAGTATGGTGAAAAATTAACCGCCGGAGACACTGTTACAATTGGGACCGGCAACAATAGCGACTGGGACACCGCTAATGCTGAGGACGAGGGGACCATCACAGCAATCGCAGTTATCGAGAGTGACGGTACCCAAACATCCGTTGCAAGTGAAGACTGGCCATAA
- a CDS encoding type IV pilin produces MLENIGKKLVGNDEERAVSPVIGVILMVAITVILAAVIAAFVLDLGGSVSQEAQAGVNIDINEENGSEEIRVEVTSLGNADHVNIGGDATSLTTFNGSEELEVGDTLTHDGNSGENGTITAIAVIEEDGTETVVASDEYDF; encoded by the coding sequence ATGCTAGAAAACATCGGAAAGAAACTCGTCGGAAACGACGAGGAACGTGCAGTGAGTCCAGTTATCGGCGTGATTCTCATGGTCGCGATTACCGTGATTCTCGCGGCCGTGATCGCGGCATTCGTGCTCGACCTCGGCGGCAGTGTCAGTCAGGAAGCTCAGGCTGGTGTTAACATTGACATCAACGAAGAAAATGGAAGCGAAGAGATTCGTGTTGAAGTAACGTCACTCGGGAATGCAGATCACGTGAATATCGGCGGCGACGCCACTAGCCTTACTACATTCAACGGCTCGGAGGAGTTGGAAGTTGGCGATACGCTGACTCATGACGGTAATTCTGGCGAAAATGGGACGATCACTGCTATTGCTGTAATTGAAGAAGATGGTACGGAAACCGTCGTTGCCAGCGACGAGTACGACTTCTAA
- a CDS encoding ArsR family transcriptional regulator, which produces MTRADDAILEFLLNEGNEPIVANPSTVEANIDYKISHVRRRLRALQDGGLVEYYDEDRGLYRISDRGRAYLEGELAAEDLE; this is translated from the coding sequence ATGACGCGTGCTGACGATGCGATCCTCGAGTTCCTTCTCAACGAGGGTAACGAGCCGATCGTCGCGAATCCGTCCACCGTCGAGGCGAATATCGATTACAAAATTTCGCACGTTCGCCGTCGACTTCGGGCACTGCAAGACGGCGGACTGGTCGAGTACTACGATGAGGATCGTGGTTTGTATCGGATTTCCGATCGGGGACGAGCCTATCTCGAAGGAGAACTCGCCGCCGAAGACTTGGAGTGA
- a CDS encoding tyrosine-type recombinase/integrase — protein MSRDLSPRKARDRFLSRRRQENTEKTVRSYENRLTRFVQWAEEEQIDSMAELTGWDLDEYRAAREAAGVAPATLKGQLTAVKQLLDYCASIDVVDDELPDKVNVPTLSRAEESSDTMLEVDDAKSILSFFRTSTDWFGRPEHAFLEVAWHVGARMSGIRALDLRDFDPDRQTLEFRHRPPTLLKKKEQGERVVGISEPVVKALRTYIARERFEKRDENGREPLFCGRQGRPSDTTFRAWSYLGTQPCLVVQCPHGNRRQTCDFTRRNHASKCPSSRSPHAIRTGSITWQLLRGLAIETVAKRVNASPETIRRHYYKATEREEFEELRANQTLKLDIEDNDER, from the coding sequence ATGAGCAGGGATCTGTCGCCGCGAAAGGCGCGTGATCGGTTCCTCTCCCGCCGCCGGCAGGAGAACACCGAGAAGACGGTTCGGAGCTACGAGAACCGACTGACCCGGTTCGTCCAGTGGGCCGAAGAGGAGCAAATCGACTCGATGGCGGAGCTGACCGGTTGGGACCTGGACGAGTACCGGGCGGCCCGTGAGGCGGCGGGTGTCGCGCCCGCGACCTTGAAGGGGCAACTGACGGCGGTGAAGCAGTTGCTCGATTACTGTGCGTCGATCGACGTCGTCGACGACGAGCTCCCCGACAAGGTGAACGTCCCCACGCTTTCGCGGGCGGAGGAATCGAGCGATACGATGCTCGAAGTCGACGACGCGAAGTCCATCCTGTCGTTCTTTCGGACGTCGACCGACTGGTTCGGTCGGCCCGAACACGCGTTCCTCGAGGTCGCGTGGCACGTGGGCGCTCGAATGAGCGGGATTCGAGCCCTCGATCTCCGCGACTTCGACCCGGACCGACAGACGCTCGAGTTCCGCCACCGGCCGCCAACGCTGTTGAAGAAGAAAGAGCAGGGGGAGCGAGTCGTCGGGATCTCGGAACCGGTCGTGAAGGCACTTCGAACGTACATTGCCCGCGAGCGATTCGAGAAGCGCGACGAGAACGGACGTGAGCCGCTGTTTTGCGGCCGGCAGGGCCGCCCGTCGGATACGACGTTTCGGGCGTGGTCGTACCTGGGGACACAGCCGTGTCTCGTCGTACAGTGCCCGCACGGGAATCGCCGACAGACCTGCGATTTCACTCGCCGGAACCACGCGAGCAAGTGTCCGTCGAGTCGGTCACCCCACGCGATTCGAACGGGATCGATCACGTGGCAGTTACTGCGCGGCCTGGCGATCGAGACCGTCGCGAAACGGGTGAACGCGAGCCCCGAGACGATCCGGCGCCACTACTACAAGGCGACCGAGCGGGAGGAATTCGAGGAACTGCGCGCCAACCAAACTCTGAAACTTGACATTGAAGACAATGATGAGCGCTAA
- a CDS encoding HalOD1 output domain-containing protein, which yields MVETILRGLARIEGVSRSELDPLYERVETDALAALLGHARDADCAVGVEFMTDDYTVRVSNDGRVYIHDGVPTVAPRR from the coding sequence GTGGTCGAGACGATCCTCCGCGGGTTGGCGCGTATCGAGGGCGTTTCCAGGAGCGAACTCGATCCGCTCTACGAACGGGTAGAGACGGACGCGCTGGCAGCCCTGCTCGGGCACGCGAGAGACGCCGACTGCGCCGTCGGCGTCGAATTCATGACCGACGACTACACGGTCCGGGTCTCGAACGACGGTCGGGTGTATATCCACGACGGAGTGCCGACTGTAGCGCCGCGTCGGTGA
- a CDS encoding PAS domain S-box protein has product MSTRADAPADAFWGDVEDDVALQRYRTLVSTIDDGIYQLDANGHFVAVNETIVELTGYARDDLIGEHVSLLIDDDDIARITDRIPSALESEAADIETLELTIETAEGERIPCELRINMLVEDGSFQGTIGVARDVSEKRRRQESLASAQASYESITDVLDEANIGVVVLDDEFQIAWTDEKIAEYLGLDRDALVGRDKRRVVNETMKHRFADPERFAETVLATYDDNSYTERFECRVTADDGRDGRWLEHYSRPIESGQYGGGRIELYYDITDRKVTEDARKETEAEFHSLVDAVEEYAIFRLDRDGRVISWNQGAREIKGYDREEILGEHFSTFYTEEDRAADVPAHNLERALENGSAEDEGWRVRKDGTRFWANVTITAIRDVDGTHRGYLKVTRDMTDRRERERELESELQRILGRISDAFYAVDEEFRFTHVNERAEELLQQSEEELLGKSIWEVFPSAAEIEEVSDAFRTAMESQEPTSYELYYETLEFWVEANLYPSETGISVYFRDVTDRKEREQELRRTERRFEAIFNDPNILVGLLDPDGTVLDINGTAMEYVDADLDDVTGKPFWETPWWGGGDGVQADVKRWTERAASGEYVEFEADLTQPNGEAYTLEGVFRPVTNEEGEVVSLVVSDRDVTERKRRERQLRESEQRHRTLAENFPNGIVTMFDDDLQYTLAAGRGFEDLPMSPADVEGHPVQDVWPDPVSDALESAFHDALEGETSAIDLQYAGREWVVRVVPISDDDGDVFAGMTIAQDITDRKARERALEESERRYRTLAENFPNGAVGVYDSDLRYTLARGALMGEQLPSADRLEGSRMPDVFPEETVSDLEPVFRGAIDDGETDSVTTEFDGRIWRVWAAPLRDADGEIFAGLSFAQDITEQAERKRKLEEVIEKLEASNERLEQFAYAASHDLQEPLRMVSSYLQLIEARYADELDEDGEEFLEYAVNGADRMREMIDGLLEYSRIETRGDPFEPVDLDALLADVRSDLRMQIEESDAEITSTDLPRVEGDDSQLRQVFQNLLSNAIEYSGDEPPRIHVGAERDGQQWIISVRDEGIGIDPDVEDRIFEVFERLHSQAEHQGTGIGLALCERIVERHDGEIWVDSEPGEGTTFSFTLPAVDS; this is encoded by the coding sequence ATGAGCACACGCGCCGACGCTCCTGCGGATGCCTTCTGGGGGGACGTCGAGGACGATGTCGCGCTCCAGCGATATCGGACCCTCGTCAGTACGATCGACGACGGCATCTACCAGCTCGACGCGAACGGTCACTTCGTCGCCGTCAACGAGACGATCGTCGAGCTCACCGGCTACGCGCGCGACGACCTCATCGGCGAGCACGTTTCGCTGCTGATCGACGACGACGACATCGCACGCATCACCGACCGAATACCGTCCGCCCTCGAGTCCGAGGCGGCCGACATCGAGACCCTCGAACTGACGATCGAGACTGCCGAGGGGGAGCGGATTCCGTGTGAGCTGCGGATCAACATGCTCGTCGAAGACGGGTCGTTCCAGGGCACGATCGGGGTCGCACGAGACGTCTCCGAGAAGCGACGGCGGCAGGAATCACTCGCGTCCGCACAGGCGTCGTACGAGTCGATCACCGACGTGCTCGACGAGGCGAACATCGGAGTGGTCGTGCTCGACGACGAGTTTCAGATCGCGTGGACCGACGAGAAGATCGCGGAGTATCTCGGTCTCGATCGGGACGCCCTCGTCGGACGCGACAAACGACGGGTCGTCAACGAGACGATGAAACACCGGTTCGCGGATCCGGAACGGTTCGCGGAGACCGTTCTGGCCACCTACGACGACAACAGCTACACCGAACGATTCGAGTGTCGCGTGACGGCGGACGACGGTCGCGACGGACGGTGGCTCGAACACTACAGCAGACCGATCGAGTCGGGACAGTACGGCGGGGGTCGGATCGAACTCTACTACGACATCACGGACCGGAAGGTGACGGAGGACGCTCGAAAGGAGACCGAGGCGGAGTTTCACTCGCTGGTCGACGCCGTCGAGGAGTACGCGATCTTCCGCCTCGATCGGGACGGACGCGTCATTAGCTGGAACCAGGGGGCGCGGGAGATCAAGGGCTACGATCGCGAGGAGATCCTGGGGGAGCACTTCTCGACGTTCTACACCGAGGAAGATCGGGCGGCCGACGTCCCAGCGCACAATCTCGAGAGGGCGCTCGAGAACGGCTCCGCCGAAGACGAGGGGTGGCGCGTCCGGAAGGACGGCACGCGGTTCTGGGCGAACGTGACGATTACGGCGATCAGGGACGTCGACGGCACCCACCGGGGCTACCTGAAAGTCACCCGCGATATGACCGATCGGCGGGAGCGCGAACGCGAACTCGAGAGCGAACTCCAGCGCATCCTCGGCCGGATCTCCGACGCGTTCTACGCGGTCGACGAGGAGTTCAGGTTCACCCACGTCAACGAACGTGCGGAGGAACTCCTCCAGCAGTCCGAGGAGGAACTGCTCGGCAAGAGTATCTGGGAGGTGTTCCCTTCCGCCGCCGAAATCGAGGAGGTATCCGATGCCTTCCGGACGGCGATGGAATCGCAGGAACCGACCAGCTACGAACTCTACTACGAGACGCTCGAGTTCTGGGTCGAGGCGAACCTCTATCCCTCCGAGACCGGCATCTCGGTCTACTTCCGGGACGTCACCGATCGCAAGGAACGCGAGCAGGAACTCAGGCGGACGGAGCGTCGGTTCGAGGCGATTTTCAACGATCCGAACATCCTCGTCGGACTGTTAGACCCGGACGGGACGGTACTCGACATCAACGGGACGGCGATGGAGTACGTCGATGCCGACCTCGACGACGTGACGGGCAAGCCGTTCTGGGAGACGCCGTGGTGGGGTGGCGGCGATGGGGTCCAGGCCGACGTCAAACGGTGGACCGAACGGGCTGCGTCGGGCGAGTACGTGGAGTTCGAGGCCGACCTCACACAGCCGAACGGCGAAGCGTACACGCTCGAGGGCGTCTTCAGGCCCGTTACGAACGAAGAGGGTGAGGTCGTCTCGCTCGTCGTCTCCGATCGAGACGTCACCGAACGCAAGCGCCGCGAGCGGCAACTCAGGGAGTCCGAACAGCGCCACCGAACGCTCGCCGAGAACTTCCCGAACGGGATCGTCACCATGTTCGACGACGACCTCCAGTACACCCTCGCTGCGGGGCGCGGATTCGAGGACCTCCCGATGTCACCGGCCGACGTCGAGGGCCACCCGGTCCAGGACGTGTGGCCCGACCCCGTCTCCGACGCGCTCGAATCCGCGTTCCACGACGCACTCGAGGGCGAGACGAGCGCGATCGATCTCCAGTACGCCGGGCGGGAGTGGGTCGTCCGCGTGGTGCCGATATCCGACGACGACGGCGACGTCTTCGCGGGGATGACGATCGCCCAGGACATCACCGACCGCAAGGCGCGAGAACGCGCGCTCGAGGAGAGCGAACGTCGGTACCGCACGCTCGCGGAAAACTTCCCGAACGGCGCCGTCGGAGTGTACGACTCGGACCTCCGGTACACGCTCGCCAGGGGTGCCCTCATGGGCGAGCAGTTACCCAGCGCGGATCGACTCGAGGGGAGCCGGATGCCGGACGTCTTCCCCGAAGAGACGGTTTCGGATCTCGAACCGGTGTTTCGGGGAGCGATCGATGACGGCGAAACCGACAGCGTGACGACGGAATTCGACGGCCGCATCTGGCGGGTGTGGGCCGCGCCGCTTCGCGACGCCGACGGCGAGATTTTCGCCGGCCTGAGTTTCGCCCAGGATATCACCGAGCAGGCCGAGCGCAAACGCAAACTCGAGGAGGTAATCGAGAAGCTGGAGGCATCCAACGAGCGTCTCGAACAGTTCGCCTACGCCGCCTCCCACGACCTGCAGGAACCGCTCCGGATGGTGTCGAGCTACCTCCAGCTTATCGAGGCCCGCTACGCCGACGAACTGGACGAGGACGGCGAGGAGTTCCTCGAGTACGCCGTCAACGGCGCCGATCGGATGCGTGAGATGATCGACGGTCTGCTCGAGTACTCCCGGATCGAAACGCGAGGCGATCCGTTCGAACCGGTCGACCTGGACGCCCTGCTCGCCGACGTGCGGTCCGATCTTCGGATGCAGATCGAGGAGTCCGACGCCGAGATCACGTCGACGGATCTCCCGCGCGTCGAGGGAGACGACAGCCAACTCCGCCAGGTGTTCCAGAACCTGCTCTCGAACGCGATCGAGTACAGCGGCGACGAACCGCCGCGGATTCACGTCGGGGCCGAACGTGACGGCCAGCAGTGGATCATCTCGGTTCGGGACGAGGGGATCGGGATCGATCCCGACGTCGAAGATCGCATCTTCGAGGTGTTCGAGCGACTCCACAGTCAGGCGGAACACCAGGGGACCGGGATCGGCCTCGCACTCTGTGAACGGATCGTCGAACGCCACGACGGCGAGATCTGGGTCGACTCGGAACCGGGAGAAGGGACGACGTTCTCGTTTACGCTTCCAGCCGTCGACTCGTGA
- a CDS encoding SPW repeat domain-containing protein gives MAARPAGLVAAIGTWILLSGIFLTGFGWIVTLNVLLGATIATVASYAAAWPSDGPLPGPSLVAPLIALVLGIVVIALPFLLNVADARMVWSNVIAGALVVVLSAAAVYGSVQLQKRTTRA, from the coding sequence ATGGCCGCACGACCAGCCGGACTCGTGGCCGCAATCGGGACCTGGATCCTCCTGTCGGGTATCTTTCTGACTGGTTTCGGGTGGATCGTCACGCTGAACGTCCTCCTCGGGGCAACGATCGCCACGGTCGCATCGTACGCGGCGGCCTGGCCGTCGGACGGGCCGCTTCCCGGGCCGTCCCTCGTCGCCCCGCTGATCGCACTCGTGCTCGGGATCGTCGTGATCGCCCTGCCCTTCCTCCTGAACGTCGCCGACGCGCGAATGGTCTGGAGTAACGTGATCGCCGGAGCCCTCGTCGTGGTCCTCTCCGCGGCCGCCGTCTACGGGAGCGTGCAGTTGCAGAAGCGGACGACGCGTGCCTGA
- a CDS encoding helix-turn-helix domain-containing protein: MTTVVELEIPAERLGLARTFDRVPTFEFEVGGLIGDSPPLVWITGADQSTVERALETDPSVEMIAALTDGTDGPNDCWLFRLEFGEEAKLFQRIIAENDGAILAAHGQEGWWSVKLLFHDHEAVSACHDLFDQYEFRVEVTRVAGTNDVANAETPLTETQYETIYKAYELGYFDVPREVTLEELASELGISHQALSERLRRSHAALVSAELSGGMTPVELDP; encoded by the coding sequence ATGACAACAGTCGTTGAACTCGAAATTCCGGCCGAGCGACTCGGGTTGGCCCGGACGTTCGATCGAGTTCCGACGTTCGAGTTCGAGGTCGGGGGACTGATCGGTGACTCACCGCCGCTGGTGTGGATCACGGGCGCCGATCAGTCGACCGTCGAACGGGCACTCGAAACGGATCCATCGGTGGAGATGATCGCGGCGCTCACCGACGGAACCGACGGCCCCAACGACTGCTGGCTGTTCCGGCTCGAATTCGGCGAGGAAGCGAAACTGTTCCAGCGGATTATCGCCGAGAACGACGGGGCGATCCTGGCAGCACACGGCCAGGAGGGGTGGTGGTCCGTGAAGCTGCTGTTCCACGATCACGAGGCGGTCTCGGCGTGTCACGACCTGTTCGACCAGTACGAGTTCCGGGTGGAAGTGACGCGCGTGGCCGGGACGAACGACGTCGCGAACGCGGAGACGCCGCTGACGGAAACCCAGTACGAGACGATCTACAAGGCGTACGAACTCGGCTACTTCGACGTCCCGCGGGAAGTAACCCTCGAGGAACTGGCGTCCGAACTGGGAATCTCTCATCAGGCGCTGTCCGAACGCCTCCGACGAAGCCACGCGGCGCTCGTCAGCGCGGAGCTGTCCGGCGGGATGACGCCGGTCGAACTCGACCCCTGA